In one Leptospira fletcheri genomic region, the following are encoded:
- the murA gene encoding UDP-N-acetylglucosamine 1-carboxyvinyltransferase — protein MSSSYFKISGKNPLNGTITPQGNKNEALPVLGAICMTPGEIIVENIPLITDVLMLLEVLRHLGLEVEDKGEGTFLFRNRGQIKSDLPYELCSKLRGAVTLAGPILASTGRVFLPRPGGDKIGRRRMDTHLLALQSLGATIEVFPDGYEIKADRLRGTDILLDEASVTATENAVMAATLAEGTTIIRHAASEPHVQQLCRFLNSSGAKISGIGSNILTIEGVSSLKSPEKKHRIGSDYLEVGSFISLAAVTGGEVFIRDVDLEDIRMIRMVYSRLGIEVRPQDGGILVPSDQQMEIIPDYHGATPKIDDSPWPGFPADMTSVALVTATQCKGTVLIHEKMFESRLFFVDNIIAMGAQIILCDPHRAIVIGHSRLYGQKVASPDIRAGMAMVIAALCAEGTSYIHNIVQVDRGFQEIDTRLRSLGAHIERIREE, from the coding sequence ATGAGTTCCTCCTATTTCAAAATTTCAGGCAAAAATCCCTTGAACGGTACGATAACCCCTCAAGGAAATAAGAACGAAGCGCTTCCCGTGTTAGGCGCGATTTGCATGACTCCGGGAGAAATTATCGTCGAAAATATCCCTTTGATCACCGACGTATTGATGCTTCTGGAAGTATTACGTCATCTGGGATTGGAAGTGGAGGATAAAGGCGAAGGTACTTTCCTATTTCGAAACCGAGGACAAATAAAATCCGATTTGCCCTACGAGTTATGTTCGAAACTGAGAGGCGCAGTCACTTTGGCCGGACCGATTCTGGCCAGCACAGGAAGGGTATTTTTACCCCGACCCGGAGGAGATAAGATCGGCAGGAGAAGAATGGATACTCACCTTCTCGCCCTGCAATCCTTGGGAGCGACGATAGAAGTATTTCCCGACGGTTACGAGATCAAAGCGGACCGGCTGAGAGGAACGGATATTTTGTTGGACGAAGCTTCCGTGACCGCAACGGAAAATGCCGTCATGGCCGCTACTCTGGCGGAAGGCACTACGATCATACGGCACGCCGCAAGCGAACCGCACGTACAACAGCTTTGTCGTTTTCTGAATTCCTCAGGTGCAAAGATATCCGGGATCGGCTCGAATATTCTCACCATCGAAGGAGTTTCTTCGCTAAAATCTCCGGAAAAAAAACACAGAATCGGATCCGACTATCTGGAAGTCGGAAGTTTTATCAGCCTTGCCGCCGTGACCGGAGGAGAAGTCTTTATCCGCGATGTCGATCTGGAAGACATACGTATGATTCGAATGGTTTATTCCCGGTTGGGAATCGAAGTTCGTCCCCAGGACGGTGGAATTCTGGTCCCGTCCGATCAGCAGATGGAAATCATACCCGACTATCACGGTGCGACACCCAAGATAGACGATTCTCCTTGGCCCGGATTTCCGGCAGACATGACTTCGGTGGCTCTCGTGACCGCCACGCAATGCAAAGGAACCGTCCTAATCCATGAAAAGATGTTCGAATCCAGGTTATTTTTCGTGGATAATATCATCGCAATGGGAGCTCAAATCATTCTCTGCGATCCGCACAGGGCGATCGTAATCGGACATTCTAGATTGTACGGACAAAAGGTCGCAAGTCCCGATATCCGAGCGGGAATGGCGATGGTCATCGCAGCCCTGTGCGCGGAAGGAACCAGCTATATCCACAATATCGTTCAAGTGGATCGCGGTTTCCAAGAGATCGACACTAGACTCCGATCGTTAGGAGCGCATATAGAGAGGATTCGGGAAGAATGA
- a CDS encoding apolipoprotein N-acyltransferase, which translates to MNSFLNKFREFQKTVWFDWFCYLWTSVLAFLAFAPFYLSHFVWVAPFGLFWIAHKYSGQYKRLFFHGILFGVFFYSIAFHWIFHMAQVFGNFPAPISALILVLAGVLFGFKFPIFLLTYSFLSKKIGRHSVWVAGFCGLVADMLAPQLFPWYWGNLAAGNILLAQTVEIAGVYGLSFLVFVVSYTIFETNLFHLPEILRSPEKRFQFAKFWSLPFALFLLFWVAGTSLYFKWKGVKPVKTLEVLVVQPDAPMSIRDERGRSPLQVIEELMDRMDRLVSDAVRKEGKNPDLIVLPEAGVPYFSANKTPITELNRMYWYRFEALMIIFANRYKANVFFNEIDAKYKKASSGKEYLRYYNNNVIYDPNGIRTNAYQKQYLVLFGETMPFEFMYEISPQTGRFEPGESFKLLPYFSVVGEISKQPNPLYWKDTEELNADAVRNYYAGTRTTLKESGSMLPLICYEVIVPEFVRKFRNSGNPEFIANLTNDKWYGTTTESDQHFELGRLRSIEWRRWLVRSTNSGISGFVDHLGRFVPGKSTGLMKAETTWEKIEVFDSPPGFYVIYGNLIPWLMMVLTASYYLTILLSNHRKKEAK; encoded by the coding sequence ATGAATTCCTTTTTGAACAAATTCCGTGAATTTCAAAAAACCGTTTGGTTCGATTGGTTTTGCTACCTTTGGACTTCCGTTCTGGCTTTTTTGGCTTTTGCTCCGTTTTATTTGAGCCATTTCGTTTGGGTCGCTCCCTTCGGTCTTTTTTGGATCGCTCATAAATATTCCGGACAATACAAACGTCTGTTTTTTCACGGAATCCTGTTCGGAGTCTTCTTTTACTCGATCGCCTTTCATTGGATTTTTCATATGGCGCAGGTGTTCGGAAATTTTCCGGCACCGATTTCGGCATTGATTCTGGTTCTAGCCGGTGTGCTGTTCGGATTTAAATTTCCGATCTTCCTGCTTACATATTCTTTCCTGAGTAAAAAAATAGGCAGGCATAGCGTTTGGGTCGCCGGATTTTGCGGCTTGGTCGCGGATATGCTGGCCCCCCAACTGTTTCCTTGGTACTGGGGAAACTTGGCGGCGGGAAATATACTCCTTGCCCAGACGGTCGAAATCGCGGGCGTATACGGATTGAGTTTTTTGGTCTTCGTCGTTTCTTATACGATTTTCGAGACCAATCTCTTTCATCTGCCTGAAATCCTACGTTCTCCGGAAAAGAGGTTTCAATTCGCTAAATTTTGGTCGTTGCCATTCGCGCTTTTCCTATTATTTTGGGTTGCAGGTACTTCCCTCTATTTCAAGTGGAAGGGAGTAAAACCCGTCAAAACCTTGGAAGTGTTGGTAGTTCAACCCGATGCTCCCATGAGTATCCGCGACGAACGGGGGCGTTCCCCCTTGCAGGTGATCGAGGAACTAATGGATCGGATGGATCGCCTAGTGAGCGATGCGGTCCGGAAAGAGGGAAAAAATCCCGATTTGATCGTTTTGCCCGAGGCCGGCGTCCCGTATTTTTCCGCCAACAAAACCCCGATTACCGAGTTGAACAGAATGTATTGGTATAGATTCGAGGCCTTGATGATCATCTTTGCCAATCGATACAAAGCGAACGTTTTCTTTAACGAAATCGACGCGAAGTACAAAAAGGCGAGTTCGGGAAAGGAATATCTCAGATATTATAACAATAACGTAATCTACGATCCAAACGGAATTCGGACGAACGCTTATCAAAAACAATATCTGGTTCTTTTCGGCGAAACAATGCCTTTCGAATTCATGTACGAAATCAGCCCCCAAACGGGAAGGTTCGAACCGGGAGAGTCTTTTAAACTCCTACCTTATTTTTCCGTAGTCGGGGAAATTTCCAAACAACCGAATCCTTTATATTGGAAGGATACGGAAGAACTGAACGCGGATGCAGTCAGGAATTATTATGCCGGAACCAGGACTACATTAAAGGAATCCGGCTCCATGCTTCCTTTGATCTGTTACGAAGTGATCGTTCCGGAATTCGTACGCAAGTTCCGAAATTCTGGAAATCCAGAATTCATCGCGAATCTCACGAACGATAAATGGTACGGAACCACAACCGAAAGCGATCAGCATTTCGAATTGGGTAGGCTGAGATCCATAGAATGGAGAAGATGGTTGGTCCGTTCCACGAATTCTGGAATTTCCGGTTTTGTGGATCACTTGGGTCGCTTTGTCCCGGGCAAATCCACCGGTTTGATGAAGGCGGAAACTACTTGGGAAAAAATCGAAGTCTTCGATTCTCCTCCCGGATTTTATGTGATCTACGGAAATCTGATTCCTTGGTTGATGATGGTTCTGACTGCTTCCTATTATTTAACGATCCTTCTATCCAATCATAGGAAGAAAGAGGCTAAATAA
- a CDS encoding DUF6580 family putative transport protein: MIPSRNIVLVSLLVLAVVSRFLPHPPNFSPVLAVSLFGGVYFANRWVSLLLPLAIMALSDAFLGFHALVPVVYGMFVLFALTGRWLKNRLSVGTLAITGLLGSTAFFIVTNFFVWLTSGMYSLDAEGLATCYIAAIPFFQNSLLGDAIYIPTLFGSFYLMEKSGFVPEQQVA, translated from the coding sequence ATGATTCCATCTAGAAATATAGTTCTCGTCTCGCTATTGGTTTTGGCTGTTGTAAGTCGATTTCTTCCTCATCCCCCGAATTTCAGTCCGGTACTTGCCGTGTCCCTTTTTGGAGGAGTGTACTTTGCAAATCGCTGGGTCTCCCTTCTTTTACCTCTAGCGATCATGGCTCTGAGCGATGCTTTCCTCGGCTTTCATGCTTTAGTTCCCGTGGTTTATGGAATGTTCGTATTATTCGCCCTAACAGGTCGATGGTTGAAAAATCGCCTTTCCGTAGGAACATTGGCGATCACGGGACTATTAGGTTCGACCGCCTTTTTTATCGTGACCAACTTTTTCGTTTGGCTTACATCAGGGATGTACTCTCTGGATGCGGAAGGACTGGCGACTTGCTATATCGCGGCTATTCCTTTTTTCCAGAACTCTTTGTTAGGAGACGCGATTTACATTCCTACTCTATTCGGTTCTTTTTATCTAATGGAGAAGTCTGGATTCGTTCCGGAACAACAAGTCGCTTAA
- a CDS encoding RNA polymerase sigma factor → MDKIYRRERNKILAWIRSRISDPEEAEDLLQESFLVAVTELDSSGSIEYLLAYVYAVLRNKVGDWYRKKKTGRYLGTRLENEFLSENSLSYEGIGPERQFYRNLMLEELSLAIEELPADQKTAFVANVIEGKTFREISEETGIPEGTLSARKSSARNFLEKRLKELKSLFLEEY, encoded by the coding sequence GTGGATAAAATCTATCGAAGGGAAAGGAATAAGATCCTTGCATGGATACGATCCCGAATTTCGGATCCTGAAGAGGCAGAAGATCTTTTGCAGGAATCTTTCTTGGTTGCAGTAACCGAATTGGATTCCAGTGGGTCCATCGAATACCTTTTGGCTTACGTGTATGCAGTATTGCGCAACAAGGTGGGAGATTGGTATCGAAAGAAAAAGACGGGACGTTACCTAGGGACAAGGCTCGAAAACGAATTTCTATCCGAAAATTCCCTTTCCTACGAGGGGATCGGTCCGGAAAGACAATTTTACAGAAATTTGATGCTTGAAGAACTTTCTCTCGCAATCGAAGAACTTCCGGCGGATCAGAAAACCGCTTTCGTCGCAAATGTGATCGAAGGAAAGACATTCCGAGAGATCTCGGAAGAGACTGGAATTCCGGAAGGTACTTTGTCGGCCAGAAAGTCTTCTGCGAGGAATTTTCTCGAAAAAAGGTTGAAGGAACTGAAGTCCTTATTCCTCGAAGAATATTGA
- a CDS encoding LIC13255 family lipoprotein: MSKKLPILFLSLVWLGTCATPDDDFYSFEQASSLLLAAYGAKDLQCSSSRGITHLVPGRSRKRDVNNCVLSVAAEDCTFWIQAGDPVPFTCKAIEYRLK, from the coding sequence TTGAGCAAGAAGCTGCCGATTCTATTCCTATCCTTGGTTTGGTTGGGAACTTGTGCTACACCCGACGACGATTTTTATTCGTTCGAGCAGGCGTCTTCTCTGTTGCTGGCCGCATACGGGGCTAAGGATTTACAATGTAGTTCCAGCAGAGGAATTACCCATCTTGTTCCGGGACGTTCCCGGAAAAGGGATGTCAACAACTGCGTTTTGTCGGTGGCCGCTGAAGACTGTACTTTTTGGATTCAGGCAGGGGACCCTGTGCCTTTTACTTGTAAGGCTATCGAATATAGACTTAAATAG
- a CDS encoding NADP-dependent isocitrate dehydrogenase, giving the protein MAKIKVKTPLVELDGDEMTRIIWKEIKDRFIHPYLDIELDYYDLGVEYRDKTDDKVTVDSANAILKYGVGVKCATITPNQDRVKEYNLKKEWKSPNGTIRSILDGTVFRKPIIVNNIPSALRSWKKPIVVGRHAFGDLYKDTELYIPEAGKVEIVFTTKDGKEKERVLINDFDGPGVIMGQFNLDKSIESFAQACFNYAISEKINIWFATKDTISKKYHARFRAIFDQVSQKRADELKKVGIEYSYFLIDDAVAQIVKNEGGMLWALMNYDGDVMSDMVASGFGSLGLMTSVLVSPDGKFEYEAAHGTVTRHYRKYQKGESTSTNSVASIFAWTGALEKRGELDGTPEVVKFAQKLEKAVIDTIQDGEMTKDLTLLTTSSNPKELDTFQFMEAIQKRL; this is encoded by the coding sequence ATGGCTAAGATCAAGGTGAAAACTCCATTAGTGGAGCTGGACGGGGACGAAATGACCCGCATCATCTGGAAGGAAATCAAGGATCGTTTCATTCATCCCTATCTGGACATAGAACTGGACTATTACGATCTCGGAGTGGAATACCGGGACAAGACGGACGATAAGGTTACGGTCGATTCCGCCAATGCGATTCTAAAATATGGAGTCGGCGTCAAGTGCGCAACCATAACTCCCAATCAGGATCGAGTAAAAGAGTACAATCTAAAGAAAGAATGGAAATCCCCGAACGGAACGATTCGGTCCATTTTGGACGGAACCGTATTCCGCAAACCGATCATCGTAAACAATATCCCTTCCGCGCTCCGGTCCTGGAAAAAACCTATCGTAGTCGGCCGTCATGCCTTCGGAGACTTGTACAAAGATACAGAGCTTTACATTCCGGAAGCCGGAAAAGTGGAGATCGTATTTACTACTAAAGACGGAAAGGAAAAAGAAAGGGTCTTGATCAACGATTTCGACGGTCCCGGAGTGATCATGGGCCAGTTCAACCTTGACAAATCGATCGAAAGTTTCGCCCAGGCCTGCTTCAATTACGCGATTTCCGAAAAGATCAATATCTGGTTCGCGACCAAAGATACGATTTCGAAAAAATACCACGCTCGTTTCAGAGCGATTTTCGACCAAGTCTCGCAAAAGAGAGCGGATGAACTCAAAAAAGTCGGAATCGAATATTCCTATTTCTTGATCGATGACGCTGTGGCGCAGATCGTCAAAAACGAAGGTGGAATGCTTTGGGCCCTGATGAATTACGACGGAGACGTGATGTCCGACATGGTCGCTTCCGGCTTCGGTTCTCTCGGTCTGATGACTTCCGTATTGGTTTCTCCCGATGGTAAATTCGAATACGAAGCCGCTCACGGTACCGTGACCCGCCACTACCGTAAGTACCAAAAAGGGGAAAGTACTTCCACGAATTCCGTAGCTTCCATCTTCGCATGGACGGGAGCGCTGGAAAAGAGAGGCGAATTGGACGGAACGCCCGAAGTCGTCAAATTCGCGCAAAAATTGGAAAAGGCCGTCATCGATACGATCCAGGACGGAGAAATGACCAAGGATTTGACCTTATTGACGACGAGCTCGAATCCGAAGGAATTGGACACCTTCCAGTTTATGGAGGCGATCCAAAAACGCCTTTAA
- the mazG gene encoding nucleoside triphosphate pyrophosphohydrolase, with the protein MQAPNPKDYTDSLSYLRDITAKLRGPEGCPWDKEQTHQTLIPYILEESQEVVDALLKEDDEHSKEELGDLLFQIVLHAQIASERGAYTLEDIAKDVAEKLVLRHPHVFDPESSGFGSSNEVVANWELLKQKEKQTRGKKETESSSILKEVPESFPSLLKAEKYQKKAAKVGFDWKDMRGVEEKLKEELEEFLTEVKATPDVSANQVRIEEELGDFIFSIVNLARKLGISAESALTRTNRKFKRRIDFIQSELAKHGKIFAETPLEELDELWNAAKIPEKRTASDLMTEKQNLTSDAVRELSSYFLWKEKETSENDWPKEFSFHHKSEEYRIVFSGLGAITLLPAKDPWGRKGQPIFYLNLENKEPGNGTWTDLEGKSFLSSEEIHLGILSAIRSYKEIIK; encoded by the coding sequence ATGCAGGCTCCGAACCCCAAAGACTATACCGATTCTCTGTCTTATCTTCGAGATATAACCGCTAAACTCAGAGGGCCGGAAGGCTGTCCCTGGGACAAGGAACAGACGCATCAGACCTTGATTCCCTACATTCTCGAAGAGTCCCAAGAAGTCGTTGATGCCCTATTAAAAGAGGACGACGAACATTCCAAAGAGGAACTAGGCGACCTGTTATTTCAGATCGTTCTGCACGCGCAAATCGCTTCCGAAAGAGGCGCATACACGTTGGAAGACATCGCCAAAGACGTGGCCGAAAAATTAGTGCTGAGACACCCGCATGTTTTCGATCCGGAAAGCTCGGGATTCGGATCCTCGAATGAAGTGGTCGCAAACTGGGAACTTCTGAAACAAAAAGAAAAACAAACCAGAGGGAAAAAAGAAACGGAGTCTTCGTCCATTCTCAAAGAGGTTCCTGAGTCGTTCCCTTCCTTGTTGAAGGCCGAAAAATACCAAAAGAAAGCCGCGAAAGTCGGCTTCGATTGGAAGGACATGCGCGGAGTAGAAGAGAAACTTAAGGAAGAACTGGAGGAATTCCTAACCGAAGTTAAGGCTACGCCCGACGTTTCCGCCAACCAAGTCCGGATAGAAGAGGAATTGGGGGATTTTATTTTCAGTATCGTAAATCTTGCCAGAAAACTCGGGATTTCGGCGGAGTCTGCGCTTACAAGAACCAACCGAAAATTCAAACGTAGAATCGATTTCATACAGTCCGAATTGGCAAAACATGGTAAAATCTTTGCGGAGACACCACTGGAAGAATTGGACGAGTTGTGGAACGCGGCTAAAATTCCGGAAAAACGGACCGCGTCCGATCTCATGACCGAGAAACAAAACCTTACTTCGGATGCGGTACGGGAACTCTCATCCTATTTTCTTTGGAAAGAGAAAGAGACTTCCGAAAATGATTGGCCCAAGGAATTCTCTTTTCACCACAAATCGGAGGAATACAGGATCGTGTTTTCAGGATTAGGAGCGATTACGTTGCTCCCTGCAAAGGATCCCTGGGGAAGAAAAGGACAACCTATCTTCTATCTCAATTTGGAGAACAAAGAGCCGGGAAACGGGACTTGGACAGATTTAGAAGGTAAATCCTTTCTCAGCTCCGAAGAAATCCACCTTGGAATCCTTTCTGCCATACGCTCCTATAAGGAAATTATAAAATAA
- a CDS encoding LA_2444/LA_4059 family outer membrane protein translates to MKSILRTSLVLLFFLSMISFSSLRAQGSADKIPDPDALEREADDLEYKAGRSQNQDERRKLAQAAVDKRRQAVEARNAIQDRELSKPYTAGVFELQSIAMQSTWASETLARDRNIGANTTSALLSYSGLYQTAANSANSLGVNPNLLNNNFTAYSNPQGNSRTAYPVRLSYLSKNKNFGMELSYLDFRTKPSYTTFDGVHSSSNLSAIQFHSPEYKRVDYSFNLAWYFPTGTGARIGPSLGVRNIDIYSKEYGNIPGNYGFGSMSEKAGGIGPQAGFRIFKNLTANLLAHLRFDYFRTLGHYDRTSAGTILGLGGNPYLLNTGSTNTVKDNLLSRVGYEVDVGISLLRTRWLKFTVGFQYTEMVSRVSGYNYNASVFGGTPGDTLYLNQVSKTLDQTSTNTGLQKDVHDKFYGFYLGASLIL, encoded by the coding sequence TTGAAATCAATCCTAAGAACAAGTCTCGTTTTGCTCTTCTTCCTATCGATGATCTCCTTCTCCTCCTTGCGAGCACAGGGTTCCGCAGACAAAATTCCGGATCCGGACGCTTTGGAGCGGGAAGCGGACGATCTGGAATACAAAGCGGGACGTTCCCAAAACCAGGACGAACGCAGAAAATTGGCTCAAGCGGCCGTAGATAAAAGAAGGCAAGCGGTCGAAGCGAGAAACGCGATTCAGGATCGGGAATTGAGTAAACCTTATACGGCGGGAGTCTTTGAACTGCAATCGATCGCCATGCAATCGACTTGGGCTTCGGAGACGCTGGCCAGGGATCGGAACATAGGCGCCAATACGACAAGTGCGTTGCTGAGCTATTCAGGCTTGTACCAAACCGCTGCAAATAGTGCAAATTCTTTGGGAGTCAATCCGAATCTATTGAACAATAATTTCACCGCGTATTCTAATCCGCAGGGAAATTCCAGAACAGCGTATCCGGTACGATTGTCTTATCTAAGCAAAAACAAGAATTTCGGAATGGAATTGAGTTATCTGGATTTCAGGACCAAACCTTCTTATACTACCTTCGACGGAGTCCACTCCTCTTCGAACCTCTCCGCTATCCAGTTTCATTCTCCCGAGTACAAACGAGTGGATTATTCCTTCAATCTAGCTTGGTATTTTCCTACGGGGACCGGGGCCAGAATCGGACCTTCCCTAGGGGTCAGAAACATCGATATCTATTCCAAAGAGTACGGAAATATTCCCGGAAATTACGGATTCGGTTCCATGAGCGAGAAAGCCGGAGGAATCGGTCCCCAAGCCGGATTCCGGATTTTCAAAAACCTGACCGCGAATCTTCTCGCTCACCTTCGCTTCGATTATTTCAGAACATTAGGACATTATGATAGAACTAGCGCCGGCACGATTCTAGGTCTAGGCGGAAATCCGTATCTGCTGAACACCGGATCTACGAACACGGTAAAAGACAATCTACTCTCTAGGGTAGGATACGAAGTGGATGTGGGTATTTCCCTGTTGAGGACGAGATGGTTAAAATTTACCGTCGGATTTCAATATACGGAAATGGTTTCCCGGGTCAGCGGATACAATTACAATGCCTCCGTGTTCGGCGGAACTCCGGGAGATACTCTGTACCTAAACCAAGTGTCCAAGACTTTGGACCAAACCTCCACGAATACGGGCCTGCAAAAGGATGTTCACGATAAATTTTACGGATTTTATCTGGGAGCTTCGTTGATCCTCTAA
- a CDS encoding LIC_13246 family protein: MQTKRIGELTEDSEWRKLNKDKLGFFRIVRTLNRYYDSIRQAEHIDPASFRKRLVETVPEKTEIFFKKFGSYEYLVFARIFSKGKSESDSWIHIDGIRQEQDDMRERAVPDHPVFSIRCLSDIYEDSCTEVTDSELESIDCLGA, from the coding sequence GTGCAGACAAAGAGAATAGGAGAACTTACGGAAGATTCGGAGTGGAGAAAGTTGAACAAGGATAAGCTCGGTTTTTTTAGGATCGTGAGGACGTTGAATCGATATTACGATTCTATCCGACAAGCGGAGCATATCGATCCGGCTTCTTTCCGGAAAAGACTCGTAGAAACCGTCCCCGAAAAAACGGAGATCTTTTTTAAAAAATTCGGATCTTACGAATACTTGGTATTTGCAAGGATATTTTCCAAAGGAAAAAGCGAATCGGATTCCTGGATCCACATAGACGGCATCCGCCAGGAACAGGACGACATGAGAGAACGGGCCGTTCCGGATCATCCGGTTTTCAGCATACGATGTCTCAGCGACATTTACGAGGATTCCTGTACGGAAGTTACCGACTCCGAATTGGAATCGATCGATTGCCTTGGCGCCTAA
- a CDS encoding response regulator produces MGKKTATDGSQLGEKTLPNSDPARRPLKVLAVDSGKVARKWIISEFKDQGFQISEASDLQEAARLAFMEKFEVITVGLYFREGTGFDLCNSIRKDRINGKPFASSDAKILFITSEYNDSNRIKAHDAGADGFLEKKPDLTPLKETLQLIIKDLKSEIPGTEDRHTKDASRLKSVLMVDDSELNLVLSKRLLESKGLKVQTAISGEHALRILLEEPEKYEALLTDMYMPGMNGDCLCARVMQESKFSGLKLAIITASNELDSETDKIPSNVKILVKPFDADEIVDFVSAD; encoded by the coding sequence ATGGGAAAAAAGACCGCTACAGACGGATCTCAATTAGGGGAAAAGACCCTTCCGAACTCGGATCCCGCACGGAGACCGCTTAAGGTATTGGCTGTGGATTCGGGCAAGGTAGCTCGTAAGTGGATCATTTCCGAATTTAAGGACCAAGGATTTCAGATCTCCGAAGCCTCCGATCTGCAGGAAGCGGCTCGTTTGGCGTTTATGGAAAAATTCGAAGTAATCACCGTAGGGCTTTATTTCCGCGAAGGAACCGGATTCGATCTTTGCAATTCAATCCGTAAGGACAGGATCAATGGAAAGCCGTTCGCATCCTCCGACGCAAAAATACTTTTCATCACTTCGGAATACAACGACTCCAATCGTATTAAGGCTCACGACGCGGGTGCCGACGGGTTCCTGGAAAAAAAACCGGATTTAACTCCTTTAAAAGAAACGTTACAGCTCATTATCAAAGATTTAAAGAGCGAGATTCCAGGGACGGAAGACCGGCATACTAAGGATGCTTCTCGGTTAAAATCCGTGCTGATGGTGGACGACTCGGAACTGAATCTTGTGCTTTCCAAGAGGTTATTAGAATCCAAAGGATTGAAAGTTCAAACGGCGATTTCGGGCGAACACGCGCTAAGAATTCTGCTGGAAGAACCCGAAAAATACGAAGCGCTCTTAACCGACATGTATATGCCCGGAATGAACGGCGATTGCCTTTGCGCTCGAGTGATGCAGGAATCGAAATTTTCCGGTTTAAAATTAGCGATCATTACCGCTTCGAATGAACTAGACTCCGAAACCGACAAAATCCCTTCTAACGTAAAGATTCTTGTAAAACCTTTCGATGCGGACGAAATCGTCGATTTTGTATCCGCCGATTAA
- a CDS encoding 4Fe-4S dicluster domain-containing protein, which translates to MNRRDFFRKSFSKAFAVMEESADEIAETWKQVSGEKKTDPIDPPEESLPKAPKKKRETNRKEDSFLSQTNFPKPKKFKAFRNLQFPPGADANGKRFLSKCTGCGDCMYACPYSVLFPVPNDELGKHLPHMDVNLNACMLCKDFPCIAACPEGALLPYKKNETPKFGKAKGWFQHCINSRTQEKTCEACAAACPVPGALKFKGNKPTFTASCTGCGQCVSSCPTFPKAIVVK; encoded by the coding sequence ATGAACCGGAGAGACTTTTTCCGGAAAAGTTTCTCGAAGGCGTTTGCCGTTATGGAGGAGAGCGCGGACGAAATCGCCGAGACCTGGAAACAAGTTTCAGGAGAAAAAAAAACGGATCCGATCGACCCGCCGGAAGAATCGCTTCCGAAAGCGCCGAAGAAAAAACGCGAAACGAATCGAAAGGAAGATTCCTTCCTATCTCAAACGAATTTCCCAAAACCGAAAAAATTCAAAGCTTTCCGTAACCTACAGTTTCCTCCCGGCGCGGATGCAAACGGTAAGCGTTTTCTTTCCAAATGCACCGGGTGCGGTGACTGTATGTATGCTTGTCCGTACTCAGTTTTATTTCCGGTTCCGAATGATGAATTAGGAAAGCATCTCCCGCACATGGACGTAAATCTGAATGCGTGCATGCTTTGTAAGGATTTTCCTTGCATAGCCGCCTGCCCGGAAGGAGCACTTTTACCGTATAAGAAAAACGAAACCCCGAAATTCGGCAAAGCCAAAGGTTGGTTCCAGCATTGTATCAACTCTCGCACGCAGGAAAAGACTTGTGAGGCTTGCGCTGCCGCTTGTCCGGTTCCGGGCGCGCTGAAATTCAAGGGGAACAAACCGACCTTCACGGCTTCCTGTACTGGCTGCGGACAATGCGTATCTTCCTGCCCTACGTTTCCGAAAGCGATCGTGGTTAAATAA